ACGCGACAGGGACAAGGGAAGCTTTGACTACAATTTTAGCATTGGATTGAATAATTTTATTCAGGAGAAATCAATGACCGCTTTCCCCGAAGATGGTTACGATTTACGCCCCATCGGTTCGCGTTATGTAGCATTGTCGGTAGGGGCTATGCCAACGATCATTCGAGGTAAATACGCTTCCCTCAAGCTGTATTATGGTGTAGAATTGGCCTGGAACAACTTTATGTTTGAAGGGAATAACATTGTCCAAAAAGGAACTACAACCGTAGAATTTCCAGATGCAGGTCGTGATTTACAAAAAAGTAAGCTGACGGTTTGTACAATCGGTATTCCTGTGGTACCCCGCGTAACCTTTTACAACAGCAGTGGCAAAAAAGTATGTCATATCGGTCTTGGAGGGTACGCTAATTATAGACTGGACAGCTACCGGAAGATCAAAGAAGCCGATGGCGGTAAAGACCGTCGTCATTCCGATTTTTATCTGAATAATTTTCGGTATGGATTAATGGCTCATTTAGGTATTCGAAGCCTGGATTTCTTTGTTAAATATGATATGAGCCCGCTTTTCCAGACCGGCAAAGGCCCCGATGTGCGGACGTTGAGTTTTGGTATAGGTTTTTGAGTATGTCCGTAAAAAACGTATCAATCATTGGTCTTGGCTGGCTTGGACTGCCACTGGCTGAGCGTTTGCTGAATGAAGGTTTTTCGGTAAAGGGAAGCGCAACGTCGGCTGAAAAAGTAACGGCGTTAAAACAGAAAGCTATTGCCGCTTATGAACTCCAGCTCAACCCAGAGCCAATCGGGGACTTACATGGCTTGCTGGATGCCGATACGCTGGTGATCAATATACCACCCAAAGCAGGAAAATTAGGTGATAATTTCCATCCAGTTCAGATTCAATATATAGCCGATGCGCTACAGAGCTCTTTCCTAAAGCATATTATTTACGTTAGCTCTACGTCGGTGTACCCAGAACTAAATCGTGAGGTTGTTGAGGAGGATGTACTCTTCCCTGATCAATCGGCTGCTCCCGGGCTGGTTCGGGCTGAACAACTTGTTCAGACACTTGAAAAAGCAGAAGAGCGAGTAGTTACGATCCTGCGTTGTGGAGGTTTAATGGGTTACGATCGCATTCCCGGTAAATACGTTGCGGGGCGAACCGTCGATACTGGCGATGTTCCTGTCAATTATCTACACCGTGATGATGCTGTGGGTATTTTGTGTGAACTGATAGGCAATCGAGTAGGGGGGACGTTCAATGCCGTAGCCCCTATTCATCCAACGCGGGAAGCTATTTATCGGAAAAGCTGCGCCGAATTTGAGTATGCATTGCCAACCTTTGTCCAACCTGCTGAACCTGTTCCTTACAAACTAATTAGCCCCGCCAAGCTCCTCCAGGCAATCCACTACCCTTATCGATATCCCGATCCGTTACAGTTTTATTACCAGAAAACGATCTAAACAGATGGCAATGGCAGTAAGTGGCTGATTAGGTTATAAGAAATTAGCGAAGCAGGTGTCGCATTCGTGTCCAGAAAAAACCACCCGAGGGACCGCTGGCAGGCATCTGAGTCCGGTTAAGGGCAGCCATAAACATGAAATATCCTTGTGCATGCCAGGCACGGAACTGTTCGCT
This window of the Spirosoma aerolatum genome carries:
- a CDS encoding outer membrane beta-barrel protein produces the protein MNKVLLTVVAVATSLLASLVQAKPMSPTDSLVIRFANRTRLVIYAPDKAAIQALSNYDLNKIVREMGMKLDSVPGGQTRISQDGDRYLKDTVLVVTKKSDGVTVIINGKTDSTQRTSKRDSDYERERRERRDRDKGSFDYNFSIGLNNFIQEKSMTAFPEDGYDLRPIGSRYVALSVGAMPTIIRGKYASLKLYYGVELAWNNFMFEGNNIVQKGTTTVEFPDAGRDLQKSKLTVCTIGIPVVPRVTFYNSSGKKVCHIGLGGYANYRLDSYRKIKEADGGKDRRHSDFYLNNFRYGLMAHLGIRSLDFFVKYDMSPLFQTGKGPDVRTLSFGIGF
- a CDS encoding NAD(P)-binding domain-containing protein, producing the protein MSVKNVSIIGLGWLGLPLAERLLNEGFSVKGSATSAEKVTALKQKAIAAYELQLNPEPIGDLHGLLDADTLVINIPPKAGKLGDNFHPVQIQYIADALQSSFLKHIIYVSSTSVYPELNREVVEEDVLFPDQSAAPGLVRAEQLVQTLEKAEERVVTILRCGGLMGYDRIPGKYVAGRTVDTGDVPVNYLHRDDAVGILCELIGNRVGGTFNAVAPIHPTREAIYRKSCAEFEYALPTFVQPAEPVPYKLISPAKLLQAIHYPYRYPDPLQFYYQKTI